The following is a genomic window from Cygnus olor isolate bCygOlo1 chromosome 11, bCygOlo1.pri.v2, whole genome shotgun sequence.
CTGAGGCAAAACATTCTGATGAGTATGACAAGGGGAATagctagttttgttttttaatgagctttctttgttttcttgtactGATAAGACTGTTAGGAAATCTTTCAATATGActttatattttgttaaagAATTTAATATAATGTGGGTATCAGTGATTCTTccaaattacagtatttttggaggaaacagaaaattcctTTTGACCTACCTGCATTATTTGCAAATCAAAGCCTCACTCAAAGCCTTTAACTACAGAACTATGAGAAAAATTGATCTTCTGCATCGAACCAAAActttttctcttacagaaacAATGACACAACaatgtgtaaaaatattttgacaggtGGAACATTTCATtataagaatttaatttttatttaaaagacatgttTTTAAGAAGAGCaatcttacattaaaaaaatggaaacattttaatttgggataacatcaaaacaaaatatgattaagttttaattttctaactGGTTTTACTtaccttttccctttttacagtaaaatgaaCACATGTATTAACAGTTTGCTTTCCATTTGATTTGGGGGTGGTAGTGGTGAATAATTTGTCTTGCTGTCCTACTATTATGGTAGAACATATCATTGTCTTTCAGCTGTAttacaggttttaaaaacagattgaTTACTCTGTATTAACACTTCCTAAGTTATTTCAGGAAAGTAACCAAGTTGATGATTAACTTCAAATGACTACTATTGGTGTCAACAAtttgttcaaatatttaagCTACTAGTTTAAATTCTTTGCTAGACCAAGGAGCAGAGTTTCTTCTTATTCTTCCAAGGCTGTTCTCAACAGATGGAAGGCATTACCGTCCCTTCAGAGAACTTAAATTGCACATgattttatttgtctgtttagAAACATAACaacccttttttccttcagttatcTCATTTTCTAACTGAAAAGTTATAGTCTTTTTAATTACTCTGTGTATGCTCTAATGGGCCTCCCTGgcctatttctgtttttctctctttttgagATGATATAATCACCTCTGGATGCAGGACATGGGACAGGAGGAAATTGCAGTCTGTGTTAATAATGTTGCCAAAATTAGAAGTTCTTACGAGGTatacataaaatgcatttatgcCAGTATTACAAATCTTTatccaaaataaatttcacagGTTATCTgatttaatcttttcatttgtattatattcagaaataactatttttacTATGTACTGATTAcagaagagctggccaaggTGCGTCTCTCTGGATGAGCCTCATTCTTTGGTGGATAAGTTACAAAAAGACTGTTCCTTCAATGCTCTATCTAAGTCTCTGTATGAACATGTTCCGTTGAACATCAGTTCACTCTCAGATTTGGAGAACAGAATAAACTCATGCATCACTGAACTaaagaaacatgctgaaaaaatacattcGTTACAATGTGGACCAGCATATCTAGAGGAACAGCTTATTGACCTTGAACAAAGTAAcagtcattttatatttttcaaatagcaACTATAGttagaaaatgaggaaaaaaaatcctaagccCTTTAAAAAGCCTATGTAACTGGTGATTTCTGCCTACTTCTTGGAAACAGTTTGGAGTAATAGCCAAAGAAATTAAGACTGCATATGTAGATATAAATTGTAGATTAACAGCTTGCTAAATTCTAgaaatttaagtaaaataaaatgtgcacaTTAGAAATTTTCTAggtattatttaaatgaaaggcatttttccagatcattgttttcagcttttcctcagtTTGTAAGTGTcaaatttgtaattaaaaaaaatctaataagcTAAAGTCCCAGTTCTGCCTAGATCTtatgaacattttgtttcatgcCTAACCAAAGTGActatgaaaacatgtttttctccaCAGATGTTGgtgttataaagaaaatatgagacatatagaaagataaaaataggtatttttaaGCTTTCCAATTATTCCAGTGATGCAGTGGGATGATACAGTGTGTTAAGTTTTATGCATGTACACATTTAGATGTAGATCCAGATATATGAAAAGTCTTTGCCAGATTAAATTTTAATCCAGAAAGTCATCAATCCAGACCCTATTTCTAGCTAaaacttgctatttttttttaaagagattacTTCTGAGCAAACTGATGCAGAAAAACTACTGATTCAGACAAGTGAGATGCAGAAAGTAAAggtatattctttatttttaattctatttatgGGTTAGATGAGAAAGACGAAATTTACAAATCTTTTCCTTAGATCCTGAAGTGAGATTACACTTATCTCTGTATGCttgtgggaaaaagaaaacaaaacgaaacaaaaaacagcaacaacaaaaaacttgaaaaatgttttttctttgttatctcCAAGGATATTTTGTAATATATGTGGCACaaactttcagttttaaacCATTGCTCCTAATCTGAAGTAAATTCACATTTCATTGTATGAATTGTCTTagctgaaaatataatttatataattctgtgaaatagcattaattttgaattatgaatttaaacatttttcaggttGCCAAATACATTGTTGAAGAATCAAAAGGTATAAATGTAGAGGTGAGCTTTATTACattagttatatttttaaaactacataGCATTTTGTCTTATGAATATTCTTCAAACTGGAAATCAAAGAAATACCTCTGATACcaaacaaagggaaagaaaacttttgagATTCACTCATTCAGAATTCAGTATCAATTTTTCTAGACTATATGACTTTAGATATATTGCATAATGGAAATTCCACATAGTATAAATATGGCGATTAATATTATTCATTTGACATATTACAGTCACATCTTTGGAGACTAGTGTCTGTGACTTTCCAGTGTGCTAGGTGAGGGATTTGACGGAGAACAAGTGTGTCTCTTGATTGTTTGGAATGTCTCAACCCTGGTAGGTCTTGGTTGTTGGTTGAACTCTGGGCATAATCAGGCATAAATGAGTTCTTATATTTGAATGTGCCTCCCATCATAGGGTGAATAAACATGAGCTTCAGTAATCTCTTGCATCAGTATATTAGCACACAACAATATCTGAATTTATGCTGATGTCTTCTCtcctgatttgttttttttccctttgaagcCTAACCAAGAAGATCAAGACCACTTTTTTGATAGAATTGCAGAAAACTTTGtggtgctttttcttcttgttcccAGGGTGTCTAAAGGTACCTTTTTTTCAGGTAAATGAACACTTACATAGTATTTTcaatgatatatatatagagataCTATATTTGGGCTCATAAAACTATTAACACGTCACATAAACGAATTTACATGTAGTCAGTTTGGCAGCATTTGGTACAAAATAGAACTGGAGATACATGCATGTAAGTAGAAGAGAGGAAACAATTAGAAATATTGAGGAAAAGCTAGAAATATCACTTCTTTATCAAAAGTCAAATTTTGGCTCACATAATGTGTGAATAATACAACAATATTAAAAGATGAGATATTTCcaatgttcttgtttttcattaactATTGTGATTAGCTAAATATTAACAAATTAATATACTTAATATGTTATTAATATAATGCTTTATTCTGCATCCTAATTTTAGCCCTAAGCGACTCATTCAAAGTACATAATTTGTTTAAATCAGTGTTGTCTAGCTCAGTCTTAACTGGGGACTTTGACTTATACATTGGCTAAGCAAATTATTGAGAAATGCATTCCCTTACTGATGATACAGTTGCCTAAAGTTTCACAGAAGTAATAAAAGgttgtactattttttttagcagaatgGCTTTGCAATTACTATACttcactttaatatttttacattaacttaaaaaaatgtaatatgaaaGCTCTTCTTGTCGCCTGGGTAGATACAGTGTTATTCTTATTTTGGTAGGTGTATCCTGACTGTTTGTCATAAGTCATCTATGTCACGTTCTGCGAAGTGTTTCCTGAATCCATTGAAAGTTTTGATGATGATTTTAAGGATGGGTTGGTAGACTTAATTTTTCAGTGGATATCAGGTACTGGTAGTtggttttttaatttttttggttggttttaattttttatgagACATATTTTGTCCAGGCCACCAGATGTACATTTCAGTGAGAATCTAACGCTTTTTTCCCTAGTAATGGTATACATATATAGAAAATTCAGTACTGGGAATACTATTGTCAAAGCTGCCAGTCTGTGCCCAGGTGATAATGTTGATAATAGCACTGATAACAATATCTTATTTTTGATTATTGGTATATAAATGTGAATAAACAGTGTAAAATAGTAGCctggaaagaagacaaagaatcTGAGCTGGCTATCCATGgcattatttctctttctagtttaagaaaaaataaaactggatctgacatttcaaagtgtttttggCAAAACCATGTCAAACAAAGTACGTAACCTACTTTAAACTATGCTGTATAAATGTCTTGGCAAAGCTGTTTAGTATTCTATTGTCTGAATGCAGCTGATACTGTGGAAGCATACTACattctaattatttatttgcatagCGAGATAAGCTGGACTGGACCTTCCAGTGTTCAATAATGAGGAAGTCTTGCTGAGAATGTGAGACGTTTCATAGAACCTGCttgtctttctctctgtctaTCATGATACAAACTACCTACACTTTTGGAAATGTTCCTGTATAAGATGATtgagaattaaatattttctccattaaatGAAGCTATTTCAAGGGCAAAGTTAAATCTGAAA
Proteins encoded in this region:
- the FAM227B gene encoding protein FAM227B, which translates into the protein MQKPPLTFEEFLQSQGLKSWPRCVSLDEPHSLVDKLQKDCSFNALSKSLYEHVPLNISSLSDLENRINSCITELKKHAEKIHSLQCGPAYLEEQLIDLEQKITSEQTDAEKLLIQTSEMQKVKVAKYIVEESKGINVEPNQEDQDHFFDRIAENFVVLFLLVPRVSKGTFFSGVS